The following proteins are co-located in the Acidicapsa acidisoli genome:
- the phnX gene encoding phosphonoacetaldehyde hydrolase, whose protein sequence is MKKPLQIRAIMLDWAGTTVDHGSLAPVLALQTLFEQHGITLSTEDARRDMGLLKRDHIQAILALPNIRAEWSAITGREPGETEVLSLFEEFGPLQMKIITQHSQLIPGVTTVVKEWQEQGIRIGSSTGYTRDMLAPVLAQAARYGYQPDASVCPDEVGAGRPAPWMLMKNAQLLDVYPPAACVKIGDTVVDIEEGKNAGMWTIGLTRTGNLIGLDQKQWELLPQAAKQEQLKRAETILLEAGADFVAEDLASCNQALSIIEKDFGNSR, encoded by the coding sequence ATGAAAAAACCTCTTCAAATTCGCGCCATCATGCTGGACTGGGCAGGCACCACAGTCGATCACGGATCGTTGGCGCCTGTACTGGCACTTCAGACCCTCTTCGAACAACACGGAATCACCTTGTCCACCGAAGACGCACGCCGCGATATGGGCCTGCTTAAGCGTGATCACATTCAGGCCATTCTTGCATTGCCCAATATCCGCGCCGAGTGGAGTGCAATCACCGGCCGGGAACCTGGCGAGACTGAAGTTCTCTCTCTTTTTGAAGAATTCGGTCCGTTGCAAATGAAAATCATCACTCAGCACTCGCAACTAATCCCCGGTGTCACCACGGTTGTAAAAGAGTGGCAGGAGCAAGGCATCCGCATTGGCAGCAGCACCGGCTACACCCGGGACATGCTCGCTCCGGTATTGGCCCAGGCCGCCCGGTACGGCTACCAGCCAGACGCCTCCGTATGCCCCGATGAAGTTGGCGCAGGACGCCCGGCGCCATGGATGCTGATGAAGAATGCGCAGCTTCTGGACGTCTATCCTCCAGCGGCATGCGTAAAGATCGGTGACACGGTCGTAGATATCGAAGAAGGCAAGAACGCCGGCATGTGGACCATTGGACTAACGAGAACCGGGAATTTGATCGGTCTCGATCAGAAGCAATGGGAACTGCTACCGCAGGCAGCTAAGCAAGAGCAACTGAAACGCGCCGAGACCATCCTGCTCGAAGCAGGTGCTGACTTTGTTGCCGAGGATCTTGCTTCCTGCAATCAGGCCCTATCCATAATCGAGAAGGATTTCGGTAATAGCAGGTAG
- a CDS encoding MFS transporter has product MRLSSGQRRIFAITWITYAGFYLCRKNLSVVLPLLHNVSGLNGIDLANIVFGYSLLYAVGQFVWGPLSDRIGAKRVVGAGLLLVVACNLLMSMHASLIWLLILACLNGAGQSTGWSGLVKTMAIWFNGVNRGIVMAWWGTNFVLGGFLATTFATWAILQPWLLPELGWRRGFLFPALLLAAITGVFLIGAKETPEQADLPPGMQVELAEVSKVRSSWSILATLLCKPSLWLMSLSYFFLTLCRYALMFWLPLYMVKGLKYDLRTSGYVSSLYELIGILGALLAGYISDRMIQSRRAPVSAIMLAGFCIILLAEPAMSRYGLWGTALAISLAGIFSYGPDTLLSGAGAQDIGSAQGAATAAGLVDGIGHLGAVFSPYVVVYISEHYGWDHLFFVLAGAALVAGVALMPMWNLKPSSHSALELEDKVLQQVV; this is encoded by the coding sequence ATGAGATTATCCTCCGGTCAACGCCGGATTTTCGCAATCACTTGGATCACGTATGCTGGCTTTTATCTCTGCCGGAAGAACCTGAGTGTCGTGCTGCCACTGCTGCATAACGTCTCAGGACTTAATGGAATCGACCTGGCCAATATTGTCTTTGGCTATAGCCTGTTGTATGCCGTGGGCCAGTTTGTCTGGGGACCACTCTCGGACCGCATCGGAGCGAAGCGCGTTGTCGGCGCTGGGCTGTTATTGGTCGTGGCCTGCAATCTCCTGATGAGTATGCATGCCTCCTTGATATGGTTGCTGATCCTTGCTTGTCTGAATGGCGCAGGTCAGTCGACAGGCTGGTCGGGGCTGGTGAAGACAATGGCCATTTGGTTCAACGGGGTGAATCGCGGCATCGTGATGGCGTGGTGGGGCACAAACTTTGTCCTGGGCGGCTTTCTGGCGACTACCTTCGCAACGTGGGCGATCCTGCAGCCATGGCTACTGCCAGAACTGGGATGGCGCAGGGGATTCTTGTTTCCGGCTCTCTTGCTGGCGGCGATTACGGGAGTGTTTCTGATTGGCGCCAAGGAGACACCGGAGCAGGCGGATCTGCCACCGGGTATGCAGGTTGAGCTGGCGGAAGTGAGCAAGGTGCGCTCAAGCTGGAGTATTCTCGCTACGCTGCTGTGCAAGCCATCCTTGTGGCTCATGAGTCTCTCGTACTTTTTTCTGACCCTTTGCCGTTATGCGCTGATGTTCTGGCTACCGCTTTATATGGTTAAGGGCCTGAAGTACGATCTACGGACATCTGGATACGTGTCGTCCCTGTATGAACTGATCGGCATTCTCGGCGCACTGCTGGCGGGATACATCTCGGATCGCATGATTCAATCCCGGCGAGCGCCTGTATCGGCGATCATGCTGGCGGGATTCTGCATCATCCTGCTGGCTGAGCCTGCCATGAGCCGTTATGGACTCTGGGGCACAGCGCTGGCCATCTCTTTGGCTGGCATTTTCTCGTACGGTCCTGACACGTTACTTTCCGGTGCAGGCGCTCAGGACATTGGCTCAGCCCAGGGTGCGGCAACCGCTGCCGGGCTTGTGGATGGCATCGGCCACCTGGGTGCTGTCTTTTCACCATACGTGGTGGTCTATATAAGTGAACACTACGGATGGGACCACCTCTTCTTTGTGCTTGCCGGTGCTGCATTGGTTGCCGGTGTCGCATTGATGCCGATGTGGAATCTCAAGCCCTCCAGTCATAGTGCGCTCGAGTTGGAAGACAAGGTGCTGCAGCAGGTGGTGTGA
- a CDS encoding MFS transporter, producing MKTVTRSLAAARNQVFLSAWVLYAGYYICRKDMNPTTGPGISHLAGSLVCFGAAYAIGQLVGGMLADGWGTRRTALTGAGISILCTALQAFHSLPFVELLLLLGNGLGQGLGWPSMIRLIGEWFRRGERDRVLGWWSTSYILGGVLATSLTAWLLVHTRIVVLSGFQPAYLVSSSVLLLAALFFYFGTDHLPHPVHSHRAQFTSALSPSNLPRTQRGAWVAILTNRRIQVISLVYFFLKMTRYTLLFWLPLYLTSSLGYSQHSAEQFASYFELLGFLGPLAAAYAIDRWFGERRMVLASGMLFALAFTCLLHPLLAGSGWFGTAISISFTGILIYGVDLLTSAMAVLDAVPDELHGRAAGFVNGIGSIGQTLSPFLVTVFALHFGWTKLFDLFVFFALFAGGVSVFGTHLQTDQSIELTVQ from the coding sequence GTGAAAACAGTAACTAGATCTTTGGCGGCTGCTCGGAATCAAGTCTTCCTTTCGGCCTGGGTTCTCTACGCTGGCTACTACATCTGCCGCAAGGACATGAACCCGACCACTGGTCCCGGAATCTCGCATCTCGCCGGGAGCCTAGTCTGCTTCGGAGCGGCCTACGCAATCGGTCAGCTTGTCGGCGGCATGCTGGCAGATGGGTGGGGAACACGGCGAACCGCTTTGACGGGTGCTGGCATCTCGATACTGTGTACCGCACTTCAGGCCTTTCATTCCCTGCCCTTCGTGGAATTGCTGCTGTTGCTCGGCAATGGTCTCGGCCAGGGACTTGGTTGGCCATCCATGATTCGTCTCATCGGCGAATGGTTCAGACGCGGCGAACGGGACCGGGTACTGGGTTGGTGGAGTACCAGCTACATTCTCGGCGGCGTGCTTGCGACTTCATTGACCGCATGGCTGCTTGTTCACACACGCATTGTCGTGCTCAGCGGCTTTCAACCCGCGTACCTCGTCTCCTCATCCGTCTTGCTGCTCGCGGCACTTTTTTTCTATTTCGGAACCGACCATCTACCGCATCCAGTTCATTCGCATCGCGCCCAATTCACCTCCGCTCTCTCTCCTTCCAATCTCCCGCGAACGCAACGCGGTGCGTGGGTCGCAATCCTGACAAACCGCCGAATTCAAGTCATCTCTCTGGTGTACTTCTTTCTCAAGATGACCCGTTACACGCTTCTCTTCTGGTTGCCCCTTTACCTCACATCGAGCCTGGGATATAGCCAGCATTCCGCCGAGCAATTTGCCTCCTACTTTGAACTTCTGGGCTTTCTCGGCCCCCTTGCCGCCGCCTATGCGATAGATCGCTGGTTCGGAGAACGGCGCATGGTTCTTGCCTCCGGCATGCTCTTCGCACTCGCCTTTACCTGCCTTCTTCATCCTTTGCTTGCCGGCAGCGGATGGTTTGGCACAGCTATTTCCATTTCATTCACTGGAATTCTGATCTATGGCGTCGATCTCCTTACGTCCGCCATGGCCGTACTAGACGCCGTCCCCGACGAGTTGCACGGGCGCGCCGCCGGCTTCGTCAATGGCATTGGTTCTATTGGTCAGACGCTTTCTCCATTCCTTGTCACGGTCTTTGCGTTGCACTTTGGATGGACAAAACTCTTCGATCTCTTTGTTTTCTTCGCTCTCTTTGCCGGTGGAGTCAGCGTCTTCGGCACACATCTCCAAACCGATCAGTCGATCGAACTAACCGTTCAATGA